From Spirochaetales bacterium, a single genomic window includes:
- the scpB gene encoding SMC-Scp complex subunit ScpB: MEFKAEAKLVEAIMFLESEPLDINTLSRITKLSRDIVLKSLLILKEEYNRDHHGLEVIEIGGGFSFSPKKELWPSLKDRYGKQNENKLSRAALETLSIIAYSQPITRGEIEGIRGVAADGMIKLLLSKSLIRELGKKDVPGRPIQYGTTKEFLKLFRLKSISDLPKLDEVDSEKFETDE, from the coding sequence ATGGAGTTCAAAGCAGAAGCAAAACTTGTCGAAGCCATTATGTTTTTGGAGAGTGAACCGCTCGATATCAATACGCTGTCCAGGATAACGAAACTTTCACGGGATATTGTCCTCAAATCGCTGCTCATACTCAAAGAAGAATATAATCGCGACCATCACGGACTCGAAGTGATCGAAATCGGCGGCGGTTTCTCGTTTTCACCGAAAAAGGAACTCTGGCCGTCCCTCAAAGACCGCTACGGAAAGCAGAATGAGAATAAACTTTCCCGCGCCGCCCTCGAAACCCTTTCGATCATCGCATATTCACAACCCATAACGCGCGGTGAAATCGAAGGAATCCGTGGTGTCGCGGCGGACGGCATGATCAAACTCCTTTTGAGTAAATCCCTTATCCGGGAGTTGGGTAAAAAGGATGTACCCGGAAGACCGATACAATACGGCACGACAAAAGAATTTCTGAAGCTGTTCAGGCTCAAAAGCATTTCCGATCTACCCAAACTTGATGAAGTGGACAGCGAAAAGTTTGAAACCGATGAATGA
- a CDS encoding class II SORL domain-containing protein produces MNQSSGNIGDLYQTADWKSEKHVPAIEGPDALKKGEKTTVSVSVGKGIPHPNKTEHHIAWIALYFHPEGEKFPVQIGKAEFTAHGESVQGPDTSTVYCAPDAVFSFMTEKPGTLYAASYCNIHGLWQGSKKISVA; encoded by the coding sequence ATGAATCAATCATCCGGAAACATTGGTGATCTGTATCAAACCGCCGACTGGAAATCGGAAAAACATGTGCCGGCCATAGAAGGACCGGATGCACTCAAAAAAGGTGAAAAAACGACCGTATCCGTTTCGGTGGGTAAGGGAATTCCGCACCCGAACAAGACCGAACACCATATCGCGTGGATAGCGCTTTATTTTCATCCCGAAGGAGAAAAGTTTCCTGTTCAGATCGGGAAAGCGGAGTTTACAGCCCACGGCGAATCGGTACAGGGGCCGGATACGAGTACCGTCTACTGTGCACCCGATGCGGTATTCAGCTTTATGACCGAAAAACCGGGAACCCTTTATGCGGCAAGCTATTGTAATATTCACGGATTATGGCAGGGTTCGAAGAAAATCAGCGTCGCATGA
- the recA gene encoding recombinase RecA, with protein sequence MAKSEFSKTFKPAENIEERLKALESAKLQIEKQFGKGSIMKLGESPQKAESGVIPSGSILLDAALGIGGYPRGRIIEIYGPESSGKTTLALHAIAEAQKKNGIAAFVDAEHALDPTYARNLGVNIDELWVSQPDTGEQALDITESLVRSGAVDIIVLDSVAALTPRAEIEGVMGDSHMGLQARLMSQALRKLTGIISKSNTCLIFINQIRMKIGVMFGNPETTTGGKALKFYSTIRLEVRKIESISQGTDNIIGNRIRVKVVKNKIAPPFKKVELELMFGKGISGSASLLDLAIEHNLIVKTGSWYSFGTEKIGQGRENAKLFLEKNPDIAVEIENKLKKTLYPDKPSREEPGQKEIKKDKNTQAAPQKPETGMEKELF encoded by the coding sequence ATGGCGAAAAGCGAATTCTCAAAAACATTTAAACCGGCCGAAAATATCGAGGAACGGCTCAAGGCACTCGAATCCGCAAAACTTCAGATCGAAAAACAGTTCGGCAAGGGCTCGATTATGAAACTCGGTGAAAGCCCGCAGAAAGCGGAATCGGGAGTGATCCCGTCCGGTTCGATTCTTCTCGATGCCGCGCTTGGTATAGGGGGGTATCCCCGTGGAAGGATCATCGAAATATACGGACCGGAATCATCCGGTAAAACGACATTGGCCCTTCACGCGATCGCTGAAGCACAGAAAAAAAACGGCATCGCCGCATTTGTCGACGCGGAACACGCGCTCGATCCCACGTACGCCCGGAACCTCGGCGTCAATATCGACGAACTCTGGGTATCGCAGCCCGATACGGGCGAACAGGCTCTGGATATCACCGAATCCCTGGTCAGGTCCGGGGCGGTGGACATTATCGTCCTCGATTCGGTCGCGGCCCTGACACCTCGTGCGGAAATCGAAGGGGTGATGGGGGATTCCCACATGGGCCTTCAGGCCCGGCTGATGAGCCAGGCGCTTCGAAAATTGACCGGGATTATATCGAAATCGAACACCTGTCTTATTTTTATCAACCAGATACGGATGAAAATCGGCGTGATGTTCGGCAATCCCGAAACGACCACGGGCGGCAAGGCGCTTAAGTTTTACTCCACCATCAGACTCGAGGTACGAAAGATCGAAAGCATTTCACAGGGCACCGACAATATAATAGGGAACAGGATACGGGTCAAGGTTGTCAAGAACAAGATAGCGCCCCCGTTCAAGAAAGTCGAACTCGAACTCATGTTCGGAAAAGGTATTTCGGGAAGCGCGAGTCTCCTCGATCTGGCGATCGAACACAATCTGATTGTTAAAACCGGTTCCTGGTATTCGTTCGGAACGGAAAAAATTGGTCAGGGGAGGGAAAACGCAAAACTCTTTCTCGAGAAAAATCCCGACATCGCAGTGGAAATAGAAAATAAATTGAAAAAAACACTCTATCCCGATAAACCATCCCGGGAAGAACCGGGACAAAAAGAAATCAAAAAAGATAAAAACACTCAAGCCGCGCCGCAAAAACCTGAAACCGGCATGGAAAAGGAATTGTTTTGA
- a CDS encoding adenylate/guanylate cyclase domain-containing protein produces MGKTDIAKKILQTKNFGFIIGFIIFILLLILTYRLVVIDFFERSILDFHFNFRKDILSGDYGVKKTREGLTTITYNPNVSEDIVLIGIDTRSLDEFGKWPFPRSVEANLINTLTRISDQSQRELCTFLDINFIERDMELPVNDILLIDSIRENGRIFLEAFFHSTELKQQIAENHLERLRQFIDQFGVVAKNNINGDWKNLIPYRGVECPLKPYIEVAHAYGNVSYYPDPDRIFRRQPLVARFCEVVKEINLDTLTPDEPISPDAFEYIGWVDQEDIVHYIPSPLTQEIVDNLKKQLEDAGAPKKEEDTDGDGKIDYSYFIIRKYRDFIIPSITLTLALKYFNKRLDDIEIDLDNYIRIPFPQRYNPITQAWERLVETEAVYKYPEVLTESELVDLLRRADPAQKNILGESYEKNSLFEKYMLKNTLDQTQLFNLRKTLTTLGNEEMKLVREATYKDEIKIPIDKHGRMLINFMGKPSTSEGVQTFRVKPFHRYVRDPGPDPENWRRTNYFENKILVIGMFATGLADEKPTPYGLMFGPEVNANSLNTIIMDNFLVQSPDYLNIIILFVIIMLVSLITSRLPTPLALAFVFLLLLVFFIAGNTIFDQLNYIITISASLFGGVLTFVSIVVYRVITEERDKKKIKNTFGKYVSPTVVESLLIDPPELGGVDKDLTVLFSDIRGFTSISERMTPQGLVNHLNEYLTAMTDLILEYRGTLDKYIGDAIMCFWGAPLAEPEHALIACMCALKQMEILNSLNAHWPEEKNINIGIGLNSGTMTVGNMGSPIRMNYTLMGDNVNLGSRLEAINKEYSTNIVISEYTYGRVKDKVVVRELDNIRVKGKNKPVIIYELIDMIDTYEIPAVKKVKSP; encoded by the coding sequence ATGGGGAAGACGGATATCGCCAAAAAAATACTCCAGACCAAAAATTTTGGATTTATCATCGGGTTTATCATATTTATTCTTCTTCTCATTCTTACCTACAGACTCGTTGTGATCGATTTTTTCGAACGTTCGATTCTGGATTTTCATTTCAACTTCCGAAAAGACATCCTCTCGGGAGATTACGGCGTTAAAAAAACCCGGGAAGGCCTGACTACCATCACCTATAACCCGAATGTTTCCGAAGATATCGTCCTTATCGGGATCGACACCAGAAGTCTCGACGAATTCGGGAAATGGCCTTTTCCGAGATCGGTTGAAGCAAATCTCATCAACACGTTGACACGAATATCGGACCAATCGCAGCGTGAATTGTGCACATTTCTCGATATCAATTTTATTGAACGGGACATGGAATTACCGGTCAATGATATTCTCCTGATAGACAGCATCAGGGAAAACGGTCGGATATTTCTCGAGGCTTTTTTCCATTCGACCGAACTCAAGCAACAGATCGCGGAAAACCATCTCGAACGCCTCAGACAATTTATCGATCAATTCGGTGTCGTCGCCAAAAACAACATCAACGGGGACTGGAAAAATCTCATTCCCTATAGGGGAGTGGAATGTCCCCTCAAACCGTATATAGAGGTCGCCCACGCATACGGGAATGTTTCATACTATCCGGATCCCGACCGTATATTCAGACGCCAGCCGCTCGTCGCGCGCTTCTGCGAAGTCGTCAAGGAAATCAATCTGGATACCTTGACCCCCGACGAACCGATATCACCGGACGCATTCGAATATATCGGGTGGGTCGATCAGGAGGACATCGTCCACTACATACCTTCCCCCCTGACACAGGAAATCGTCGATAATCTCAAGAAACAACTCGAGGACGCCGGGGCACCGAAAAAAGAAGAGGATACCGACGGTGACGGAAAGATCGATTACAGCTATTTCATCATTCGAAAATACAGGGATTTTATTATCCCTTCGATAACCCTCACCCTGGCCCTGAAATATTTCAACAAACGTCTCGATGATATTGAAATCGATCTCGACAATTATATACGGATTCCTTTCCCCCAGCGGTACAATCCGATCACACAGGCGTGGGAACGCCTCGTCGAAACCGAAGCCGTCTACAAATATCCCGAAGTCCTTACCGAAAGCGAACTGGTCGATCTCCTGAGGCGCGCCGATCCCGCTCAGAAGAATATTCTCGGGGAGAGCTATGAAAAGAATTCCCTTTTCGAAAAATATATGCTGAAAAATACGCTTGATCAAACTCAGCTTTTCAATCTTCGAAAAACCCTTACCACACTCGGAAACGAAGAGATGAAACTCGTTCGTGAAGCGACCTACAAAGACGAAATAAAAATCCCGATCGATAAACACGGAAGAATGCTAATTAATTTTATGGGTAAACCCTCGACAAGTGAAGGCGTGCAGACATTCAGGGTAAAACCGTTCCATCGGTATGTGAGGGATCCGGGACCCGATCCCGAAAACTGGAGAAGAACCAATTACTTCGAAAACAAAATTCTTGTCATCGGCATGTTCGCAACCGGACTGGCGGATGAAAAACCCACACCATACGGCCTGATGTTCGGCCCGGAAGTGAACGCGAACTCCCTCAACACGATCATCATGGATAATTTTCTCGTTCAATCGCCCGATTATCTCAATATCATCATTCTTTTCGTCATCATCATGCTCGTGAGCCTAATTACCTCGCGTCTTCCAACCCCGCTCGCCCTTGCATTCGTGTTCCTTCTCCTTCTCGTATTTTTTATTGCGGGCAACACCATCTTCGATCAGTTGAATTATATCATCACGATTTCCGCCTCGTTGTTCGGCGGTGTTTTGACATTCGTGTCGATCGTCGTTTACCGGGTCATTACCGAAGAGCGGGACAAGAAAAAAATAAAAAATACATTCGGTAAATACGTGAGTCCGACGGTCGTTGAAAGCCTTCTCATCGACCCGCCGGAACTCGGGGGTGTGGACAAGGACCTCACCGTCCTGTTTTCGGACATAAGGGGATTTACCTCCATCTCCGAACGGATGACGCCCCAGGGACTGGTCAATCACCTGAACGAATACCTGACCGCCATGACCGATCTGATTCTCGAATATCGAGGGACGCTCGATAAATACATAGGCGATGCGATTATGTGTTTCTGGGGAGCACCGCTCGCCGAACCGGAACACGCGCTCATCGCCTGTATGTGTGCACTGAAACAAATGGAAATTCTGAACTCCCTGAACGCCCACTGGCCCGAAGAAAAAAACATCAATATCGGGATCGGACTCAATTCCGGTACCATGACCGTCGGGAACATGGGTTCTCCGATCAGGATGAACTATACCCTTATGGGCGATAACGTCAATCTCGGTTCCAGACTCGAGGCGATCAACAAGGAATACTCCACGAATATCGTCATCAGCGAATATACATACGGCCGGGTCAAAGACAAGGTCGTGGTGCGCGAACTCGACAATATCCGGGTGAAGGGAAAGAACAAGCCGGTCATTATCTATGAACTCATCGATATGATCGATACCTACGAAATTCCCGCTGTAAAAAAGGTAAAATCGCCATGA
- a CDS encoding tetratricopeptide repeat protein — MKEKISFKDRILDIIDNFFRKRGMLIWIILGIVLVVIIGIFIWVEIEKSIRETSTIEIEKAEKLFSDWRYENDENKKEKFEENFMESISDIIKKYPDRYAAQRGLFIRAQFYSQKEEWDKAARDYLDCAESFPKAYYAADCLYNAGVCYENRGEPEEALKIYADCEEKYPESHIVGRALFSMGRIYEVSGKYREAEDIYTKLENDHSLSNWSSLAQNRKIYLKTIDRNE, encoded by the coding sequence ATGAAAGAGAAAATATCTTTCAAAGATCGGATTCTGGACATTATCGATAATTTCTTTCGAAAACGGGGAATGCTGATCTGGATCATACTCGGAATCGTACTGGTTGTCATTATCGGTATTTTTATCTGGGTCGAAATAGAAAAATCGATCAGGGAGACATCGACCATAGAGATAGAAAAAGCCGAAAAACTGTTTTCCGATTGGCGTTATGAAAACGACGAAAATAAAAAGGAAAAGTTTGAAGAGAATTTTATGGAAAGCATTTCAGACATCATAAAAAAATATCCCGACCGGTACGCTGCACAACGTGGACTTTTTATCCGAGCGCAATTCTATTCGCAAAAAGAAGAATGGGACAAAGCGGCGCGCGATTATCTGGACTGCGCCGAATCGTTTCCAAAGGCTTATTATGCAGCCGATTGTTTGTATAACGCCGGTGTCTGTTATGAAAACAGGGGGGAACCGGAAGAGGCCTTGAAAATTTATGCCGATTGCGAAGAAAAGTATCCCGAATCGCATATCGTCGGGCGAGCCCTTTTTTCAATGGGTCGTATTTATGAGGTTTCGGGCAAGTATCGGGAAGCGGAGGACATATATACGAAGCTGGAAAACGATCATTCACTCAGCAACTGGTCAAGCCTGGCCCAAAACAGAAAAATTTATCTGAAAACAATCGATCGGAATGAATAA
- a CDS encoding rRNA pseudouridine synthase — MKWTAKSLKPMNEDNVRLHVYMSRCGIGSRRTCERYIDEKRVRVNGAVVTTQGMKVSDRDTILFDGKPIVPVSKKVYIALNKPEGYLCTGKDPENRLCAHVLFENALPETLFHAGRLDMNSSGIIFYTNDGAFAHIVSHPSFGIQKEYVVITSTRIEEEQLLEYKRGLEVSGVHYRCEHYTLINNYKVLLTLVQGKNREIRRVFSHYGIRIKRIHRVRIGCVNLGKLSSGEFRYLKKKEIEWFFERRKV, encoded by the coding sequence ATGAAGTGGACAGCGAAAAGTTTGAAACCGATGAATGAAGACAATGTTCGCCTTCACGTCTATATGTCCCGCTGCGGAATCGGGTCACGAAGGACCTGTGAACGTTATATCGATGAAAAAAGGGTCCGTGTGAATGGTGCGGTTGTCACCACACAGGGGATGAAAGTATCTGACCGGGATACGATCCTCTTTGACGGAAAACCTATCGTTCCCGTAAGCAAAAAGGTGTACATCGCTCTCAACAAGCCGGAAGGATATCTCTGTACCGGGAAAGATCCCGAAAACAGATTATGCGCCCATGTACTCTTTGAAAATGCTTTGCCGGAAACGCTCTTCCATGCAGGCAGGCTCGATATGAACTCGAGCGGTATCATTTTTTACACGAACGACGGGGCGTTCGCACATATTGTCAGCCATCCGTCATTCGGGATACAAAAGGAATACGTTGTCATTACCTCGACAAGGATTGAAGAAGAGCAGCTCCTCGAATACAAACGGGGCCTTGAGGTAAGCGGCGTTCACTATAGGTGCGAGCATTATACATTAATCAATAACTACAAAGTCCTTCTCACGCTTGTTCAGGGGAAAAACAGGGAAATACGGCGCGTTTTCAGCCACTACGGTATCCGTATAAAACGGATTCACCGGGTGAGAATCGGCTGTGTCAACCTCGGAAAACTTTCATCGGGCGAGTTCCGGTATCTTAAAAAAAAAGAGATAGAATGGTTTTTCGAGAGGAGAAAAGTATAA
- a CDS encoding 30S ribosomal protein S1 — MDSETNINQEKKKSEQTELQEQYLQSFQPIKEGELVSGKIVEITTDFIFVDVGYKSEGKIKIEEFEAPPRIGDIVDVIIVRKESSDGSVIVSKKKADEKVFWKTLKVSFNEQSPVEGKIVRSIKGGYEVDLGYDVRAFMPLSKSDVQHVVDIESLIGKESLFKIERLYSEGKLNIVVSRRAWLEEEITKRKDKFFDTVQIGDVIKGNVKSFTAFGAFIDIGGFDGLLHINDMSWGHVTKPKDLIKKGQELELKVIKVDPEEKRINLSLKHMKDDPWDNFEDKYSVGDIVSGRVTKLTNFGAFIEIEEGIEGLAHISELSWVKKIRHPKEVLREGDNVDVKILSFDLEMGKVSLGLKQVNDNPWDDIEDRYPVGMRIKRKVKNISNFGAFLEIEEGIDGLLHLDDFSWTTKYNHPSELLNPGDEIEVMVIDLDKKNQKIKLGLKQLSEDPWDSLTKAFSRGSIIEGTITTINEYGIFLKVQGDIEGLIPQQHVFDQKTETYEEAVAKFNIGDTLKALIIDIKSSRQKLTLSLRDYYRMLQKEEIAKYIHDEEDEDKVSIADFIKKSGSDEE; from the coding sequence ATGGATTCTGAAACGAATATAAATCAAGAAAAAAAGAAATCTGAACAAACCGAACTTCAGGAGCAATATCTTCAATCCTTCCAGCCTATCAAAGAAGGTGAACTGGTAAGCGGAAAGATTGTCGAGATCACCACCGACTTTATTTTTGTCGATGTGGGCTATAAATCGGAAGGCAAAATCAAAATCGAGGAATTTGAGGCTCCACCGAGAATCGGTGATATCGTCGATGTCATCATTGTTCGGAAGGAAAGTTCGGACGGTTCGGTCATTGTCTCGAAGAAGAAAGCGGACGAGAAGGTATTCTGGAAAACACTGAAAGTATCGTTTAACGAGCAAAGTCCGGTTGAAGGGAAAATCGTCCGGAGTATAAAGGGCGGTTATGAGGTCGATCTGGGCTATGATGTCCGCGCGTTCATGCCCCTCTCGAAATCGGATGTTCAGCATGTCGTCGATATCGAATCGCTTATCGGCAAGGAATCGCTTTTTAAAATCGAACGTCTTTATTCCGAAGGAAAACTCAATATAGTCGTTTCCCGCCGCGCCTGGCTCGAAGAGGAAATCACCAAAAGAAAAGACAAATTCTTCGATACCGTCCAGATCGGCGATGTTATCAAGGGTAATGTGAAGAGTTTCACCGCTTTTGGAGCGTTTATCGATATCGGAGGTTTCGACGGACTTCTTCACATCAACGATATGAGTTGGGGACATGTCACCAAACCAAAGGACCTTATAAAAAAGGGCCAGGAACTCGAATTGAAGGTGATAAAGGTCGATCCTGAAGAAAAAAGAATCAACCTCAGTCTCAAACACATGAAAGACGATCCGTGGGATAATTTCGAAGACAAATACTCGGTCGGCGATATAGTAAGCGGGAGAGTGACAAAACTCACCAATTTCGGCGCCTTTATCGAAATCGAAGAGGGGATTGAAGGACTTGCCCATATTTCAGAGCTTTCCTGGGTGAAGAAAATCAGACATCCTAAAGAAGTACTGAGAGAAGGCGATAATGTCGATGTCAAAATACTCTCTTTTGACCTCGAAATGGGTAAAGTCTCCCTTGGTTTGAAACAGGTCAATGACAATCCATGGGACGATATCGAAGACCGCTATCCGGTGGGTATGAGAATCAAGCGGAAAGTCAAAAATATTTCCAATTTCGGTGCGTTTTTGGAGATCGAAGAGGGGATCGACGGATTGCTGCACCTCGATGATTTCTCGTGGACAACCAAATACAATCATCCCTCGGAACTTCTTAATCCCGGAGATGAAATCGAGGTCATGGTCATCGATCTCGACAAAAAAAACCAGAAGATAAAGCTGGGACTGAAACAGCTTTCCGAAGATCCGTGGGACTCGCTTACCAAGGCTTTTTCAAGGGGAAGCATTATCGAAGGGACCATTACCACGATCAATGAATACGGTATTTTTCTCAAAGTACAGGGTGATATTGAAGGACTTATTCCTCAACAACATGTTTTCGATCAAAAAACAGAGACCTATGAAGAGGCGGTCGCGAAATTCAATATCGGCGATACCTTGAAAGCGCTTATTATCGATATCAAATCGTCGCGGCAAAAACTTACCCTTTCGCTTCGCGATTATTACAGAATGCTTCAGAAGGAAGAAATCGCCAAATACATTCATGATGAAGAGGACGAGGACAAGGTGTCAATCGCGGATTTCATTAAAAAGTCCGGTAGCGATGAAGAATAG
- a CDS encoding segregation/condensation protein A, with the protein MMSEQTNIAHIPQFKLGDFEGPLDLLLFLIKKAEVNIYDIPIAQITEQYLRYLDYATKVDLEDITEFYMLAATLLYIKSRMLLPVETNIDDEIEDPRKVLVEKLIEYQKFKKLTEIITEKETEWLIERKKNQKILPFPENDFWEQAQIWDLLKIFSSIITSLTTERVVDLYEEVTINEKITLIGEYIETRGEFLFTELIKKTNSISEVICSLLAVLEVTKMRRIVVYQNKLFGDIRIKARSETR; encoded by the coding sequence ATGATGAGTGAACAAACAAACATCGCACACATACCCCAATTCAAACTCGGTGATTTTGAGGGCCCGCTCGATCTATTGCTTTTTCTCATAAAAAAAGCGGAGGTCAATATCTACGATATTCCGATCGCACAAATCACCGAGCAATACCTCCGGTACCTCGATTACGCGACAAAGGTAGATCTGGAGGATATTACCGAGTTTTATATGCTTGCCGCAACACTTCTCTATATCAAATCGAGAATGCTTCTGCCCGTTGAAACGAATATCGATGATGAAATCGAAGACCCCAGGAAAGTGCTGGTTGAAAAACTCATCGAATACCAGAAATTCAAGAAACTCACGGAAATTATCACGGAAAAGGAAACCGAATGGCTGATCGAACGAAAAAAGAACCAGAAAATACTCCCTTTCCCTGAAAACGATTTTTGGGAACAGGCGCAGATATGGGACCTCCTCAAAATTTTTTCGTCGATCATTACTTCTCTTACCACCGAAAGGGTCGTCGATCTTTATGAAGAGGTGACCATCAATGAAAAGATAACCCTTATCGGCGAGTATATAGAGACAAGAGGGGAGTTTCTTTTTACCGAGTTGATCAAAAAAACGAATTCGATCAGCGAGGTAATCTGTTCTTTACTGGCCGTCCTCGAAGTGACAAAAATGAGGCGTATCGTGGTATATCAGAACAAGCTGTTCGGCGATATAAGAATCAAAGCCCGATCAGAGACGAGGTAA
- a CDS encoding sigma 54-interacting transcriptional regulator yields MVNVQIDQKKFDTLIHINNEINSHYQDIKTLLEKIIDTAAGLSEGEAASLMLLNPENNKLYFEVALGSKSEELKKFSLSLGEGIAGWVALHNTSLIVNDAESDYRFKSDISRAIGFPTHSILAAPMRVKGKCIGVIEILNKKDNKGFDEEDLSWLEIFTTQAAIALQNAHTYQHIREEMYILKDQILSDKGYHTFIGKSKAITEKLNIAYRAAETDSSILLLGESGVGKELFAEQIHLRSKRADRAFIRINCAAIPENLLESELFGHVKGAFTGAIGTRRGKFELADKGTIFLDEIGDLPLNLQIKLLRVIQHKSFEKIGSNETIKVDVRIIAATNKDIEREVQEKRFRADLFYRLNVLPIYIPPLRERKEDIPLLAEHFLSRFKAEVKKPIKGFSPGAIETLLVYSWPGNVRELENAIERSVVISRSEYITPDTFIFTGFSSHQEDEYTSLTLKEAITMFKKKFIEQVLKLNDWKQTKTAKILGIQRTYLSKLIKELNIMR; encoded by the coding sequence ATGGTTAACGTACAGATCGATCAGAAGAAATTCGACACACTCATCCATATTAACAATGAAATCAATTCCCATTACCAGGACATCAAAACCCTTCTCGAAAAAATCATTGATACCGCCGCAGGCCTTTCTGAAGGAGAGGCCGCCTCCCTTATGCTGCTCAATCCCGAAAACAATAAACTTTATTTTGAAGTCGCACTCGGTTCGAAAAGCGAGGAGCTGAAGAAATTTTCTCTCTCTCTCGGTGAAGGGATCGCCGGCTGGGTCGCCCTCCATAACACCTCTCTCATCGTCAATGATGCTGAAAGCGATTACCGGTTCAAGTCCGATATCAGCCGGGCGATCGGATTTCCGACGCACTCGATTCTCGCGGCCCCGATGCGGGTAAAGGGGAAATGTATCGGCGTTATCGAAATCCTCAATAAAAAAGACAACAAAGGATTCGATGAAGAAGATCTTTCGTGGCTCGAAATATTCACGACACAGGCGGCGATCGCCCTCCAGAATGCCCATACCTATCAGCACATCAGGGAGGAAATGTATATCCTCAAGGACCAGATCCTCTCGGACAAGGGGTATCATACGTTTATCGGCAAAAGCAAGGCGATAACGGAAAAACTGAATATCGCATACAGGGCTGCGGAAACGGATTCGTCGATCCTTCTGCTTGGCGAAAGCGGTGTGGGGAAGGAACTTTTTGCCGAACAGATACACTTGCGAAGCAAACGGGCGGACAGGGCGTTTATCCGGATAAATTGCGCCGCTATTCCCGAGAATCTGCTCGAAAGCGAACTCTTCGGACACGTGAAAGGGGCGTTTACCGGCGCCATCGGCACCAGGCGAGGCAAGTTCGAACTCGCCGATAAAGGAACCATTTTCCTCGACGAGATAGGGGACCTTCCGCTCAATCTTCAGATAAAGCTTCTCCGTGTCATCCAGCATAAAAGCTTTGAGAAAATCGGTAGTAATGAAACCATCAAGGTTGACGTGAGAATTATCGCGGCGACCAACAAGGACATCGAACGCGAGGTGCAGGAAAAGCGTTTTCGCGCTGACCTTTTCTACCGGCTGAATGTTCTGCCCATCTATATCCCCCCATTGCGGGAGAGAAAAGAAGATATTCCGCTTCTTGCAGAACATTTTCTTTCCAGATTCAAGGCGGAAGTAAAAAAACCGATAAAGGGATTTTCTCCCGGGGCGATAGAGACGCTCCTTGTTTATTCATGGCCGGGGAATGTCAGGGAACTCGAAAACGCGATCGAACGCTCCGTGGTGATTTCGAGGTCCGAGTATATCACACCTGATACCTTTATTTTTACGGGTTTTTCATCGCATCAAGAGGATGAATATACTTCTCTGACGTTGAAGGAAGCAATCACGATGTTCAAAAAAAAGTTTATCGAGCAGGTACTCAAACTCAATGACTGGAAACAGACAAAAACAGCCAAAATACTTGGAATTCAACGAACATATCTTTCGAAACTTATTAAAGAACTAAATATTATGAGATGA
- the folK gene encoding 2-amino-4-hydroxy-6-hydroxymethyldihydropteridine diphosphokinase — translation MKKKKGTEVFLSLGSNIENRRVHIQEAVSLIQYYVSDIRFSSMYETLPLYVHDQPKFLNLVISGMTKLSCPDLLERVLETEAACGRSRDNQREKGPRVIDIDILLYGDLSFHSERLTVPHPGIKERQFVLIPLIELEPDLRDPVTGKKYTEFLKDMDDQGVFYYDALSHQN, via the coding sequence ATGAAGAAAAAAAAGGGGACAGAGGTGTTTCTGTCTCTCGGTTCCAACATCGAAAACAGGCGCGTTCATATCCAGGAAGCCGTCAGCCTCATTCAATACTATGTTTCTGACATCAGGTTTTCGAGTATGTATGAAACACTTCCCCTGTATGTTCATGATCAGCCGAAGTTTCTCAACCTTGTCATTTCGGGAATGACGAAACTCTCATGTCCCGATCTTCTCGAACGTGTCCTCGAAACAGAGGCGGCGTGCGGACGCAGCCGGGACAATCAGCGCGAGAAGGGCCCCAGGGTGATCGATATCGACATACTCCTCTACGGCGACCTCAGTTTTCATTCCGAACGGCTGACGGTTCCTCATCCCGGAATCAAGGAACGGCAATTCGTTCTCATTCCTCTGATCGAACTCGAACCGGATCTCAGGGATCCCGTTACCGGGAAAAAATATACGGAATTCCTTAAAGATATGGACGATCAGGGTGTTTTTTATTATGATGCACTGTCGCACCAGAACTGA